Proteins encoded together in one Dermacentor variabilis isolate Ectoservices chromosome 2, ASM5094787v1, whole genome shotgun sequence window:
- the LOC142572223 gene encoding uncharacterized protein LOC142572223 — MSSGLRYQVPAAAPSFDSFRKKDYRPPDSDFAKHRNDREDGPSQSNFRRPLPDMTDSFMARRRQEREKIGIQGVRSLWGESPDRPLNSDEDQSSKKKPSTESPDAQKKSKSKKRKHKHSRESSTHKSKKRKKEKKKHKKKEAKKKAKKHHHRRKSSSSSSSSSSDSERSDAGKRNAGDSDFEMWVDRRRENDSDDDDEVIGPLPKQHVQLSAKDYGKALLPGEGAAMAAYVAEGKRIPRRGEIGLTSNEIESFESVGYVMSGSRHRRMEAVRLRKENQIYSADEKRALAMFNREERQKRETKILSQFKEVIKAKLHSDR; from the exons ATGAGTAGTGGCCTTCGCTACCAGGTTCCCGCCGCGGCGCCTAGCTTTGACAGCTTCAGGAAGAAGGATTAcag GCCACCGGATTCGGATTTCGCTAAGCACCGGAACGATCGGGAGGATGGTCCCTCTCAAAGCAATTTCAGACGACCGTTGCCTGACATGACAGACAGTTTCATGGCTAG GAGGAGACAAGAACGAGAAAAAATAGGCATCCAGGGTGTGCGCAGTTTGTGGGGTGAATCACCAGATAGGCCACTTAA TTCTGATGAAGACCAAAGCAGCAAGAAGAAGCCCAGCACTGAATCGCCTGATGCCCAGAAAA AAAGCAAATCAAAGAAGCGTAAGCACAAGCACAGCAGGGAGTCCTCCACCCACAAGAGCAAAAAGcgcaagaaggaaaagaaaaagcacaaaaagaaagaggcaaaaaagaaggcaaagaaaCACCACCATCGACGCAAGAGTAGCTCCTCCAGTTCATCCAGTTCATCAGACTCTGAACGCTCAGATGCTGGGAAGCGCAATGCTGGGGACAGTGACTTTGAGATGTGGGTTGACAGACGAC GAGAAAAtgattctgatgatgatgatgaagtaatcGGCCCCCTTCCAAAACAACATGTTCAACTGTCTGCTAAAGA TTATGGCAAGGCCTTGCTGCCAGGAGAAGGTGCAGCAATGGCTGCATATGTGGCAGAGGGAAAGCGTATTCCAAGAAGAGGCGAAATTGGCCTCACCAGCAACGAAATTGAGTCATTTGAGTCCGTTGGATACGTCATGTCTGGCAGCAG GCACCGTCGCATGGAGGCTGTGCGTCTACGTAAGGAAAACCAGATATACagtgcagatgagaagagagCTTTGGCTATGTTCAACAGGGAGGAGCGTCAAAAGAGGGAGACTAAAATTCTGTCCCAGTTCAAGGAGGTCATCAAGGCCAAATTGCACAGTGACAGATGA